A genome region from Microplitis demolitor isolate Queensland-Clemson2020A chromosome 1, iyMicDemo2.1a, whole genome shotgun sequence includes the following:
- the LOC103577729 gene encoding 39S ribosomal protein L48, mitochondrial, with translation MTTRTMRKNDLLKPLCIASMRHFPKFCSLYTPNYLETMKPKIPLYPTVSIQIKGYNYPVLENYQRLIHQYAENVDVDIENSYALPSKSLKIQRFKHLNPSSKIEYKLEIYHRNISISNLSSIKFPILLRLLESTLPEGVELKVQKWDPEIEELRYVPDKQLIDLKTELESMQKK, from the exons ATGACTACGAGAACAATGAGAAAG AATGATCTATTGAAGCCGTTATGTATCGCATCAATGAGACACTTTCCTAAATTTTGTAGTCTGTATACGCCAAATTATTTAGAG acaatgaAGCCTAAAATACCATTATATCCAACGGTAAGCATCCAAATAAAAGGTTATAATTATCCTGTACTAGAAAATTATCAACGGTTAATTCATCAGTACGCAGAAAATGTCGACGTTGATATAGAAAATAG ttaCGCGTTGCCTTCTAAGTCACTCAAAATACAACGATTTAAACATCTCAATCCGAGTTCTAAAATCGAATACAAGTTGGAAATATATCacagaaatatttcaattagtaatttgtcttcaattaaattccctaTATTGTTAAGATTATTAGAATCAACACTTCCAGAAGGAGTAGAgttaaaagttcaaaaatggGATCCAGAAATTGAAGAATTACGATATGTTCCTGATAAACAATTAATCGATTTGAAAACAGAGTTGGAAAGTATGCAAAAAAAGTGa